A genome region from Glycine max cultivar Williams 82 chromosome 5, Glycine_max_v4.0, whole genome shotgun sequence includes the following:
- the LOC100782436 gene encoding transcription factor bHLH47-like isoform X3, with protein MNQGKVPRKIHKAEREKMKREHLNERFVDLASALDLNENNGKASILCETARLLKDLLSQIESLKKENVTLLSESHYMTMEKNELKEENCSLETQIEKLQGEIQARLAQSKPDLNVPPHEPPEQTNFPGQNLQLHTIEPNLQQGSTVLVVPFHPNLQASFPAPNVTEVTPKSMSVVSKPHARYPTPADSWPSQLLGEQPTSS; from the exons ATGAACCAAGGGAAAGTCCCCAGGAAAATTCACAAGGCTGAAAGGGAGAAAATGAAGCGTGAGCATTTGAATGAACGCTTTGTTGATCTTGCCAGTGCACTTG ATCTAAATGAGAACAATGGAAAGGCTTCTATACTGTGTGAAACTGCCAGGTTGCTGAAAGACTTGCTCAGTCAGATCGAGTCCCTCAAGAAAGAGAATGTCACTCTGTTGTCTGAATCTCATTAT ATGACCATGGAGAAAAATGAGCTGAAGGAGGAGAATTGTAGCCTAGAAACTCAAATTGAGAAACTTCAAGGTGAGATACAGGCAAGACTGGCTCAATCTAAACCTGACCTGAATGTACCTCCCCATGAGCCACCGGAGCAGACAAATTTTCCAGGACAGAATCTCCAATTGCATACCATAGAACCTAACTTGCAGCAAGGATCTACGGTTTTGGTTGTCCCCTTTCATCCCAATCTTCAAGCTTCTTTTCCAGCTCCTAATGTTACCGAGGTCACACCGAAATCTATGTCTGTAGTCAGTAAACCACATGCTAGGTATCCCACACCGGCAGATTCATGGCCATCACAACTGCTTGGAGAGCAACCAACTTCAAGCTAA
- the LOC100782436 gene encoding Transcription factor bHLH47-like, with protein MGSESVAPMVETSKNRSSSGKMNQGKVPRKIHKAEREKMKREHLNERFVDLASALDLNENNGKASILCETARLLKDLLSQIESLKKENVTLLSESHYMTMEKNELKEENCSLETQIEKLQGEIQARLAQSKPDLNVPPHEPPEQTNFPGQNLQLHTIEPNLQQGSTVLVVPFHPNLQASFPAPNVTEVTPKSMSVVSKPHARYPTPADSWPSQLLGEQPTSS; from the exons GTCTTCTTCTGGTAAAATGAACCAAGGGAAAGTCCCCAGGAAAATTCACAAGGCTGAAAGGGAGAAAATGAAGCGTGAGCATTTGAATGAACGCTTTGTTGATCTTGCCAGTGCACTTG ATCTAAATGAGAACAATGGAAAGGCTTCTATACTGTGTGAAACTGCCAGGTTGCTGAAAGACTTGCTCAGTCAGATCGAGTCCCTCAAGAAAGAGAATGTCACTCTGTTGTCTGAATCTCATTAT ATGACCATGGAGAAAAATGAGCTGAAGGAGGAGAATTGTAGCCTAGAAACTCAAATTGAGAAACTTCAAGGTGAGATACAGGCAAGACTGGCTCAATCTAAACCTGACCTGAATGTACCTCCCCATGAGCCACCGGAGCAGACAAATTTTCCAGGACAGAATCTCCAATTGCATACCATAGAACCTAACTTGCAGCAAGGATCTACGGTTTTGGTTGTCCCCTTTCATCCCAATCTTCAAGCTTCTTTTCCAGCTCCTAATGTTACCGAGGTCACACCGAAATCTATGTCTGTAGTCAGTAAACCACATGCTAGGTATCCCACACCGGCAGATTCATGGCCATCACAACTGCTTGGAGAGCAACCAACTTCAAGCTAA
- the LOC100782436 gene encoding transcription factor bHLH47-like isoform X2, which translates to MWTLQVLHLDSVLVNLICFRSSSGKMNQGKVPRKIHKAEREKMKREHLNERFVDLASALDLNENNGKASILCETARLLKDLLSQIESLKKENVTLLSESHYMTMEKNELKEENCSLETQIEKLQGEIQARLAQSKPDLNVPPHEPPEQTNFPGQNLQLHTIEPNLQQGSTVLVVPFHPNLQASFPAPNVTEVTPKSMSVVSKPHARYPTPADSWPSQLLGEQPTSS; encoded by the exons ATGTGGACTTTACAGGTTCTTCATCTGGATTCAGTTCTTGTAAACTTGATTTGCTTCAGGTCTTCTTCTGGTAAAATGAACCAAGGGAAAGTCCCCAGGAAAATTCACAAGGCTGAAAGGGAGAAAATGAAGCGTGAGCATTTGAATGAACGCTTTGTTGATCTTGCCAGTGCACTTG ATCTAAATGAGAACAATGGAAAGGCTTCTATACTGTGTGAAACTGCCAGGTTGCTGAAAGACTTGCTCAGTCAGATCGAGTCCCTCAAGAAAGAGAATGTCACTCTGTTGTCTGAATCTCATTAT ATGACCATGGAGAAAAATGAGCTGAAGGAGGAGAATTGTAGCCTAGAAACTCAAATTGAGAAACTTCAAGGTGAGATACAGGCAAGACTGGCTCAATCTAAACCTGACCTGAATGTACCTCCCCATGAGCCACCGGAGCAGACAAATTTTCCAGGACAGAATCTCCAATTGCATACCATAGAACCTAACTTGCAGCAAGGATCTACGGTTTTGGTTGTCCCCTTTCATCCCAATCTTCAAGCTTCTTTTCCAGCTCCTAATGTTACCGAGGTCACACCGAAATCTATGTCTGTAGTCAGTAAACCACATGCTAGGTATCCCACACCGGCAGATTCATGGCCATCACAACTGCTTGGAGAGCAACCAACTTCAAGCTAA
- the LOC100819142 gene encoding ribosome biogenesis protein WDR12 homolog produces MEEEGSARRIQVRFVTKLSEPYKIPTTAIAIPADLTRFGLSSLVNALLESNDAPEPFDFLIDGEFIRMSLEQFLLAKGISAERILEVEYTRAVAPRKEEDPSLHDDWVSAVDGSSSRFFLTGCYDGLGRVWKGAGLCTHILDGHSDAVTSVSIINPKGDSGAETVTVATASKDRTLRLWKLNTEDPVNHPMRVRAYKILRGHKSSVQSVAVQTSGEMVCSGSWDCTINLWQTNDFNAEDDQVSKKRKVGGQVEESQLEGEAFTTLVGHTQCVSSVVWPQRELIYSASWDHSIRKWDVEIGKNLTDIFCGKVLNCLDIGGEGSALIAAGGSDPVLRIWDPRKPGTSAPVFQFASHTSWVSACKWHDQSWFHLLSASYDGKVMLWDLRTAWPLSVIESHSDKVLSADWWKSDSVISGGADSKLCISSEIPVQ; encoded by the exons ATGGAGGAAGAAGGGAGCGCCAGGAGGATCCAGGTGCGTTTCGTGACCAAGTTGAGTGAGCCTTACAAAATTCCGACCACCGCCATTGCCATCCCCGCCGACCTCACCAGATTCGGCCTCTCCTCTCTCGTCAACGCCCTCCTTGAATCCAACG ACGCGCCGGAACCGTTTGATTTTTTGATTGATGGCGAGTTCATTCGAATGTCGCTTGAGCAGTTTCTTCTCGCTAAGGGAATCTCTGCG GAAAGGATATTGGAAGTTGAGTACACAAGGGCTGTGGCCCCACGAAAGGAGGAAGACCCTTCTTTACATGATGATTGGGTCAGTGCTGTTGATGGTTCTTCTTCTCG GTTCTTTTTGACGGGATGTTATGATGGTTTAGGGAG GGTGTGGAAAGGTGCTGGATTATGTACCCATATATTGGATGGACATAGTGACGCAGTCACTTCTGTTAGTATCATCAATCCAAAAG GTGATTCAGGTGCGGAAACTGTTACAGTAGCTACTGCTTCGAAAGACCGGACATTGAGGCTATGGAAG CTCAATACAGAGGACCCTGTAAACCATCCTATGAGGGTTAGGGCTTACAAAATCTTGCGTGGTCACAAGTCTTCTGTACAAAGTGTTGCAGTGCAGACTTCTGGAGAAATG GTTTGTTCAGGTTCTTGGGATTGCACCATCAATCTATGGCAAACAAATGACTTCAATGCAGAAGATGACCAAGTGTCCAAGAAGAGAAAAGTTGGAGGTCAAGTTGAGGAGTCTCAACTAGAG GGAGAGGCTTTTACTACCCTTGTGGGCCATACACAGTGTGTATCTTCTGTGGTTTGGCCACAACGGGAGTTAATCTATTCTGCATCATGGGATCATTCTATTAGGAAGTGGGATGTTGAGATAGGAAAAAACTTGACTGATATA TTCTGTGGGAAGGTTCTCAACTGCCTTGATATTGGTGGGGAAGGTTCTGCTCTGATAGCTGCTGGTGGTTCTGACCCTGTCCTTAGGATCTGGGATCCTCGTAAGCCAG GCACTTCTGCTCCTGTTTTTCAGTTTGCTTCTCATACTTCTTGGGTTTCAGCTTGCAAATGGCATGATCAGTCTtggtttcatttactttctgcaTCCTATGATGGGAAAGTTATGTTGTGGGATCTGAGAACTGCG TGGCCTCTTTCAGTCATTGAATCCCACAGTGATAAG GTATTGTCTGCTGACTGGTGGAAAAGTGACAGTGTTATCAGTGGTGGAGCAGACTCGAAACTTTGCATTTCGTCAGAGATCCCTGTACAGTGA
- the LOC100306331 gene encoding HVA22-like protein a-like, which yields MGSGAGNFLKVLLKNFDVLAGPVISLVYPLYASIRAIESKSPIDDQQWLTYWVLYSLITLFELTFAKVLEWIPIWPYAKLIATCWLVLPYFSGAAYVYEHYVRPFYVNPQTINIWYVPRKKDALGKRDDILTAAEKYIQENGTEAFENIINRADKSRRGDGYYTMYDETY from the exons ATGGGATCTGGGGCCGGCAATTTCCTCAAGGTGCTTCTCAAAAACTTCGATGTGCTTGCtgg GCCTGTCATTAGTCTTGTTTATCCTCT ATATGCTTCAATTAGGGCAATTGAGAGCAAGTCTCCTATTGATGATCAGCAGTGGCTCACTTACTGGGTTCTCTACTCCTTGATCACCCTCTTTGAACTTACTTTTGCTAAAGTCCTTGAGTG GATTCCAATATGGCCCTATGCAAAGCTGATTGCAACCTGCTGGTTGGTCCTTCCTTACTTTAGCGGTGCCGCTTATGTTTATGAGCATTATGTGAGACCTTTCTATGTCAATCCTCAGACCATTAACATCTGGTACGTTCCAAGGAAAAAGGATGCCTTGGGTAAGCGAGATGATATTCTGACTGCTGCAGAGAAGTACATCCAAGAGAATGGAACAGAAGCATTTGAGAATATCATCAATAGG GCTGACAAATCAAGAAGGGGTGACGGTTATTATACAATGTATGATGAGACTTATTGA